From the Desulfuromonas thiophila genome, the window AGCCTTTCGAGGTCATTGTTTTCGCTATTGTCCGATCGTTGATCGTTCATTGCTGTCCTGACCTTTCCCCCCTCAAACGACTGTACGTCATTCGTTTGGCTCCATTCAATGCCGCAGATCAAAATCCTATTGGTGGAGCGGCGCCGGTTTTCTTGGACACTGATTTGGGGTAATGTCCCCGTGTCCAAGGAGATTGACAATGACCAAACAGAACCAGAACGAAACCGTCACAGGACCGTTGGCCGAGGGGCAGCGCTGGAGTGCCGCCCGCAAGCGTGAAGTGGTCCTACGTCTGCTGCGGGGCGAATCCGTTGATGCGCTATCCCGCGAACTGAGCATTGAGATCTAC encodes:
- a CDS encoding transposase, whose amino-acid sequence is MTKQNQNETVTGPLAEGQRWSAARKREVVLRLLRGESVDALSRELSIEIYRLEQWREKALAGIDESLKKRQNDPVQTELNQAMRRIGE